Proteins encoded together in one Anoxybacillus flavithermus window:
- a CDS encoding HD-GYP domain-containing protein: protein MRKVYIFEAKSGDVLAVDIYGPNGAVLLAKGVKLTDSYIRRLLEDGIRYIYIHDIFTFDIEEKPMISPIVRQQAVKKVYETMTELIEGQKAAQRVSSLDLGQEYQKIFKEILDYLLSRENLLINLSDLVISKGYFFHHSVNVATIAGVIGLAKGYSSQQLLDLGVGAFLFDIGMTQIPSALLGKKGPLSPEERRIVSHHTELGFELLKKQNNVSPSSAYCALQHHERFDGSGYPHQAAGKYIHEFARIIAIADVFDALTSPRDHRKQHSPHEAAEYLCAAGNTLFDYELIKTFLKYVAIYPLGTNIVLNTGYRGVVSNIFPEYPLRPVVRILQNPNGEVLKSPFEIDLRKEVNVTIVEAF from the coding sequence ATGCGTAAAGTGTACATATTTGAAGCAAAAAGCGGCGATGTGCTCGCCGTTGATATTTACGGACCAAACGGTGCAGTTTTGCTCGCTAAGGGGGTTAAACTGACCGACTCATACATTCGCAGACTGCTCGAAGATGGCATTCGTTATATTTATATTCACGATATTTTTACATTTGATATTGAAGAAAAGCCAATGATTAGTCCGATTGTGCGGCAACAAGCAGTAAAAAAAGTGTACGAAACGATGACGGAACTAATCGAAGGACAAAAGGCTGCCCAGCGCGTGTCTTCGCTTGACCTCGGACAAGAATATCAAAAAATATTTAAAGAGATTTTAGACTATTTATTAAGTCGAGAAAACTTGCTCATTAACTTATCTGACCTTGTCATTTCAAAAGGATATTTCTTTCATCACTCGGTTAACGTGGCAACAATCGCAGGTGTTATCGGATTAGCGAAAGGATATTCATCGCAACAATTGCTTGATTTGGGCGTTGGCGCGTTTTTATTTGACATTGGTATGACGCAAATTCCAAGCGCCCTTTTGGGAAAAAAAGGGCCGCTTAGTCCTGAAGAACGTCGAATCGTTTCCCATCATACTGAACTTGGATTTGAATTACTAAAAAAACAAAACAACGTTTCACCGTCATCCGCTTATTGTGCACTTCAACATCACGAGCGTTTTGATGGGAGCGGCTATCCACATCAAGCAGCTGGCAAATACATTCATGAGTTCGCGCGCATTATCGCCATCGCAGACGTATTCGACGCGCTCACTTCTCCGCGTGACCATCGGAAACAACACTCGCCGCACGAAGCAGCTGAATATTTATGCGCAGCCGGCAATACGTTGTTTGACTATGAACTCATTAAAACGTTTTTAAAATATGTCGCCATTTACCCGCTCGGCACAAACATCGTATTAAACACAGGATATCGCGGTGTCGTCTCAAACATTTTCCCTGAATATCCGCTTCGCCCTGTCGTTCGCATTTTACAAAATCCAAACGGGGAAGTGCTGAAATCACCGTTTGAAATTGACTTACGAAAAGAAGTGAACGTCACGATTGTCGAAGCGTTTTAA
- a CDS encoding flagellar protein FliT, with protein MSVVFTLLEATRQLANVLREPVSKEKRDEVIARIEQLLEERERLLAKLPSSLTAEERKMGQEILALNAEIDEKLQQLKQQIQFDLKQTKKTKTVVKHYNHPYEPLSIDGMFYDKKR; from the coding sequence ATGAGCGTTGTTTTTACGCTGTTGGAAGCGACGAGGCAGCTTGCGAATGTGTTGCGAGAGCCTGTATCGAAGGAGAAACGCGATGAGGTGATCGCGCGGATTGAGCAGTTGCTTGAGGAGAGGGAGCGGTTGCTTGCGAAGCTCCCTTCTTCTTTGACAGCGGAAGAGCGGAAGATGGGGCAAGAAATATTAGCATTGAATGCCGAGATTGATGAAAAGTTACAGCAATTGAAGCAGCAAATTCAGTTCGACTTAAAGCAAACGAAAAAAACGAAAACGGTTGTCAAACATTATAACCATCCATATGAACCACTGTCTATTGATGGCATGTTTTATGATAAGAAAAGGTAG
- the fliS gene encoding flagellar export chaperone FliS: protein MAMNNPYQSYQTNAVQTASPGELTLMLYNGCLKFIAQAKKAIEEKDIEARNTNLLKAQKIIQELMVTLNMEYEVAKSMMTMYDYIYRRLVEANIKSDMSILEEVEGYVKEFRDTWKQVIQINRQRQYAQGGQA, encoded by the coding sequence ATGGCGATGAATAATCCGTATCAATCATATCAAACGAATGCGGTACAAACGGCGTCACCTGGGGAATTAACGCTTATGCTTTACAACGGTTGCTTAAAGTTTATTGCGCAAGCGAAAAAAGCGATCGAGGAGAAAGATATTGAAGCACGCAACACAAACTTATTAAAAGCGCAAAAAATTATTCAAGAGCTGATGGTGACGCTCAATATGGAATATGAAGTGGCAAAGTCGATGATGACGATGTATGACTATATATATCGCCGTCTTGTTGAAGCAAATATTAAAAGCGATATGTCCATTTTAGAGGAAGTCGAAGGGTACGTGAAAGAATTTCGCGATACGTGGAAGCAAGTCATTCAAATCAATCGTCAACGTCAATATGCGCAAGGTGGACAAGCGTGA
- a CDS encoding flagellar hook-associated protein 2 yields the protein MSTMRIGGLASGMDIDKIVGDLMKVERAPIDKLKQKKQLLEWQRDAYRDMNRLLDALDKHIFDGVMRQSTFLQKKVTSSNENIVTATSTPSASNQTVEISNIEKLATAARWTSGEIKNKNKSDGAVDVNASLASQFDGVPTTLSFQVTKPGSTTPETVSISIDPNTDTLNTLINKLNSNATLGVRAFYDEHTKKMVITKNETGEGSSIKITAGQVFLQDQLKFQVGENILQQDAGTGQNAIFTINGLTTERPSNTFTINGMTYTLKNTHTGTVTISSTTNTDAIFNSIKSFVDKYNETIDEINKKLKETRYRDYQPLTDEQREQLTEKQAEKWEEKARSGILRGDSILSNALSSMRQALYRKVEAASKGFQQLAQIGITTTANYLEGGKLIIDEAKLKQKIEENPEAVYRLFSNNGEGANKGIVLQLRDEIKKTIKSIEDKAGNTLKTVNQYIIGKNILDIDTRISEAEDRLKRVEDRYWKQFSAMEKAVQRANSQSMYLMNAFGGGAQ from the coding sequence ATGAGTACAATGCGTATCGGTGGCTTAGCGAGCGGCATGGATATTGATAAAATCGTTGGCGATTTAATGAAAGTCGAACGTGCGCCAATTGATAAATTAAAACAAAAAAAGCAATTGCTTGAGTGGCAGCGCGACGCATATCGCGATATGAACCGTTTATTAGACGCATTAGATAAACATATTTTCGACGGTGTCATGCGCCAAAGTACGTTTTTACAGAAAAAAGTGACGAGCTCAAACGAAAATATCGTCACTGCTACAAGCACGCCGAGCGCGTCAAATCAAACAGTTGAGATTAGCAACATTGAGAAACTTGCAACCGCAGCAAGATGGACATCGGGAGAAATTAAAAACAAAAACAAATCTGACGGAGCAGTAGACGTAAATGCTTCACTTGCCAGTCAGTTTGACGGCGTACCAACGACCTTATCGTTTCAAGTGACAAAGCCGGGAAGTACGACGCCAGAAACCGTCAGCATTTCAATCGATCCGAATACAGATACGTTAAATACGCTTATTAATAAATTAAACAGCAACGCGACGTTAGGCGTGCGCGCGTTTTACGATGAACATACAAAAAAGATGGTCATTACGAAAAACGAAACAGGCGAAGGCTCATCAATTAAAATTACAGCTGGGCAAGTTTTTTTACAAGACCAGCTAAAGTTTCAAGTGGGGGAAAATATTTTACAACAAGATGCAGGAACAGGACAAAACGCCATATTTACAATTAACGGTCTTACGACAGAGCGTCCGTCGAACACGTTTACGATTAACGGTATGACGTATACGTTGAAAAACACGCATACCGGGACGGTAACGATTTCATCAACAACAAATACGGATGCGATTTTTAACTCGATTAAATCGTTCGTTGATAAATATAATGAAACGATTGATGAGATCAATAAAAAGTTAAAAGAAACTCGTTATCGTGATTATCAGCCGTTGACGGATGAGCAGCGTGAGCAGTTGACGGAAAAGCAGGCGGAGAAGTGGGAAGAGAAAGCGAGAAGCGGCATTTTGCGCGGCGACTCGATTTTGTCAAACGCCCTTTCTAGCATGCGCCAAGCGTTGTATCGAAAAGTCGAAGCCGCGTCAAAAGGGTTTCAACAGCTTGCCCAAATCGGCATCACGACGACAGCAAACTATTTAGAAGGCGGAAAGCTCATTATTGACGAAGCGAAGTTAAAACAAAAAATTGAAGAAAATCCAGAAGCGGTGTATCGTCTCTTCAGCAACAATGGCGAAGGAGCGAACAAAGGCATCGTTTTGCAACTGCGCGATGAAATAAAAAAGACGATCAAAAGTATTGAGGATAAAGCAGGAAATACGTTAAAAACTGTGAACCAGTATATTATCGGGAAAAATATTCTCGATATTGATACACGCATTAGTGAGGCAGAAGATCGATTAAAACGAGTGGAAGACCGATACTGGAAGCAGTTTTCCGCGATGGAAAAAGCGGTACAGCGGGCAAACTCGCAAAGCATGTATCTTATGAACGCCTTTGGCGGTGGAGCACAATAA
- the flaG gene encoding flagellar protein FlaG, with product MIERISSSLSSTYMHEKTTTERPAEQQKQEQTTVQQMNAKQEEERTSKEISKEKLEEIVKGMNEFLQPSHTSLKFAVHEDLKEYYVQLIDDRTKEVVREIPPKKLLDMYAAMMKFVGLIVDRKI from the coding sequence ATGATTGAACGTATTTCTTCTTCTCTTTCTTCCACATATATGCATGAAAAAACAACGACGGAGCGTCCAGCAGAGCAGCAAAAACAAGAGCAAACCACTGTACAGCAAATGAACGCAAAACAAGAAGAAGAGCGTACTTCAAAAGAAATTTCAAAAGAAAAACTTGAAGAAATCGTCAAAGGAATGAATGAATTTTTACAGCCGAGCCATACGTCGCTAAAATTTGCGGTACATGAAGATTTAAAAGAGTATTATGTTCAACTCATTGATGATCGAACAAAAGAAGTTGTGCGCGAAATTCCGCCGAAAAAATTGCTAGATATGTACGCGGCGATGATGAAGTTTGTCGGGTTGATTGTTGATCGAAAAATTTGA
- a CDS encoding macro domain-containing protein, which translates to MIILKQGNLLEDEAEALVNTVNCVGVMGKGIALQFKQAYPEMFSEYEKACRRKEVQPGKMHVVSTKSLLNPKYIINFPTKRHWKYKSRMEDIELGLVDLVKVVKELNIKSIALPPLGCGNGGLRWDEVRPKIEAAFKHLQDVEVHLYEPAGSPKPDQIKIRTEKPKMTRARALFLMLMNDYSIPGYRLSLLEVQKLAYFLQAVGEPLKLRFEKSKYGPYADNLNHVLLRLDGHFIRGFGDRSRDAEIYLIPDAVQKAEQYLMDDSEAYKHLKRVRDIIQGFETPYGLELLSTVHWVVKENPDIKDDIQSIVEEIHNWNERKRKIFKEKHITKAWQHLKEVEMLN; encoded by the coding sequence ATGATCATCCTAAAACAAGGCAACCTCTTAGAAGATGAAGCAGAAGCGTTAGTGAACACGGTCAATTGTGTCGGAGTGATGGGGAAGGGAATCGCTCTGCAATTTAAGCAAGCATACCCGGAAATGTTTTCAGAGTATGAAAAGGCTTGCCGCCGCAAGGAAGTACAGCCAGGCAAAATGCATGTCGTTTCCACTAAATCGTTGTTAAACCCAAAATATATTATTAATTTTCCTACAAAACGCCATTGGAAATATAAATCCCGGATGGAAGATATAGAGTTAGGGTTAGTGGATTTAGTAAAGGTAGTTAAGGAGCTAAATATAAAATCAATTGCGCTTCCTCCGCTTGGCTGTGGTAATGGAGGGCTGAGATGGGATGAAGTACGTCCTAAAATTGAAGCAGCTTTTAAACATCTACAAGATGTGGAAGTACATTTATACGAGCCTGCAGGAAGCCCTAAACCTGACCAAATAAAGATACGTACGGAAAAACCGAAAATGACAAGAGCTAGAGCGTTATTTCTAATGTTAATGAATGATTACTCCATTCCAGGTTATCGGCTATCTTTGCTTGAAGTGCAAAAGTTAGCGTATTTTCTCCAAGCAGTAGGGGAACCCCTTAAACTAAGATTTGAAAAAAGCAAATATGGTCCATATGCAGACAATTTAAATCATGTATTATTGCGCTTAGATGGCCATTTTATTCGTGGTTTTGGCGATCGCAGCAGAGATGCAGAAATTTACTTAATACCAGATGCAGTCCAAAAAGCGGAGCAGTATTTGATGGACGATTCCGAAGCCTATAAGCACTTAAAAAGAGTAAGGGATATTATTCAAGGGTTTGAAACTCCATATGGGCTAGAATTGCTTTCAACTGTACATTGGGTTGTTAAGGAAAATCCAGATATAAAAGATGATATTCAGTCAATCGTTGAAGAAATCCACAATTGGAACGAACGGAAACGGAAGATATTTAAAGAGAAGCATATTACAAAAGCTTGGCAACATTTGAAAGAAGTAGAGATGCTTAATTAA
- a CDS encoding DUF4433 domain-containing protein yields MIYKKWLYHITHYSNLPSILCHGGLVANNVAKVKSVSYVNIAHTRIQARRSIISVPLPPYGTLHDYVPFYFAPRSPMLYAINKGRVDGYAKGQDEIIYLVSRTDVIHHRGLGYVFTDGHAIMKFTDFYNDLKDLDKIDWNVMRSQFWFETEENPDRERRRQAEFLVYQFVPIDMILGIGVKNDKMKQKVEEIMYQCHCHKPIAVRPHWYY; encoded by the coding sequence ATGATTTATAAAAAATGGCTCTACCATATCACCCACTATAGCAACCTTCCATCGATCCTTTGTCACGGTGGATTAGTGGCAAATAACGTGGCGAAGGTGAAAAGTGTATCGTATGTCAATATTGCGCATACACGTATACAAGCTAGGAGATCAATCATATCCGTTCCGCTTCCTCCTTATGGCACTTTACATGATTATGTTCCTTTTTACTTTGCACCTAGGTCACCGATGTTATATGCTATTAACAAAGGACGTGTAGACGGGTACGCAAAAGGACAAGATGAGATTATTTATCTCGTGTCTAGGACAGATGTGATCCATCATAGAGGATTAGGTTATGTGTTTACGGATGGGCATGCCATTATGAAATTTACTGATTTTTATAACGATTTAAAGGATTTGGACAAAATCGACTGGAACGTTATGCGCTCTCAATTTTGGTTTGAGACGGAAGAGAACCCCGATCGGGAAAGAAGAAGGCAAGCGGAGTTTTTAGTGTATCAATTTGTTCCTATTGATATGATTTTAGGCATCGGGGTTAAAAATGATAAAATGAAGCAAAAAGTTGAAGAGATTATGTACCAATGTCATTGCCATAAACCGATAGCTGTCCGGCCGCATTGGTACTACTGA
- a CDS encoding flagellin — protein MRINHNIAALNTYRQLTIGNSNAAKNMEKLSSGLRINRAGDDAAGLAISEKMRGQIRGLEQASRNAQDGISLIQTAEGGLNEVHAILQRMRELTVQAQNDTNTNDDRAALNKEYQQLSTEITRIGNTTEFNTQKLLNGSLSSSIANVGSNLTTANGIVNIKSNGAEVLNGYSITVDTKAGTITVNNGAGKSETINYGGAPTGFGTKEINFGSLGISVEINSSIKDISQDNTFNVTSTGSIDLQIGANSGQKMNISISDMRATALGGATKVSATSIDTKANANAALDVLDNAIKQVSDERARLGSYQNRLEHTINNLGTAAENLTAAESRIRDVDMAKEMMEFTKNNILSQAAQAMLAQSNQMPQGVLQLLR, from the coding sequence ATGAGAATTAACCACAACATTGCGGCGTTGAATACGTATCGTCAATTGACTATCGGTAACTCTAACGCTGCGAAAAACATGGAGAAACTTTCTTCTGGTCTTCGCATTAACCGTGCAGGCGACGATGCAGCAGGTTTGGCGATTTCGGAAAAGATGAGAGGACAAATTCGTGGGTTAGAGCAAGCGTCACGCAATGCGCAGGATGGGATTTCTTTAATTCAAACTGCTGAAGGTGGATTAAACGAGGTTCATGCTATTCTGCAACGTATGCGTGAGCTTACAGTTCAAGCCCAAAACGACACAAACACAAACGATGATCGAGCTGCGTTAAACAAAGAATATCAGCAATTATCTACTGAAATTACTCGAATTGGTAATACAACGGAATTTAACACGCAGAAATTGCTCAATGGATCGCTCAGCTCAAGTATCGCTAACGTCGGTTCTAACTTGACAACAGCAAATGGTATTGTCAACATTAAATCGAACGGTGCAGAAGTATTGAATGGTTATAGTATTACTGTTGATACAAAAGCAGGAACGATCACTGTAAACAACGGAGCAGGAAAATCCGAGACAATTAACTACGGTGGGGCACCTACAGGATTTGGTACAAAAGAAATTAACTTTGGTTCACTAGGTATCAGCGTGGAGATTAACAGTAGCATTAAAGATATTAGCCAAGATAATACTTTTAATGTAACTTCGACTGGGTCAATTGATTTGCAAATTGGTGCTAACAGCGGTCAAAAAATGAACATATCAATCTCTGACATGCGCGCAACAGCGCTTGGCGGTGCTACAAAAGTGAGTGCTACAAGTATTGATACAAAAGCGAATGCAAACGCAGCGCTTGATGTGCTTGATAATGCTATTAAACAAGTTTCTGATGAACGTGCTCGATTAGGTTCTTACCAAAACCGCTTAGAGCACACAATCAACAACCTAGGTACAGCTGCAGAAAACTTAACAGCAGCAGAATCTCGTATTCGTGATGTAGATATGGCGAAAGAAATGATGGAGTTTACGAAAAACAACATTCTTTCTCAAGCAGCACAAGCAATGTTGGCTCAATCCAATCAAATGCCACAAGGCGTATTACAGTTACTTCGATAA
- a CDS encoding IS701-like element ISBsm1 family transposase, translating into MNRLAHHQGIHKFFTMLGLALYFSKPVMKHLVHIVDAMITKGFSGTLTDLHHGSFHPNHRTTLSHFFTKSPWEEEALLHKLQQWILRRVERIAKQENQPLFVSIDDTICQKTKPSSRATHAIQGCDWHYSHSEKKSIWGHSLVWFMVHTATQAFPFAFRLYDKTAGKSKGELAIEMLSSLDVRRPVYVLMDSWYPSKALVEACLKKGFHVIAMLKTNRILYPNGVAVQAKQLARSIEPNDTHLVTVGEEHYRVYRYEGALNGLDHAVVLLAWKANQPMTSEHLHCVLSTDRELSDEDILRHYAQRWSIECFFRQAKDQLKLDGYRVRQVRAVKRYWILVQLAYVYSLFESNSDFSDGLDLLRKRKGHSLVEFIYCAAKQNIPIDTVKKQLHVA; encoded by the coding sequence ATGAATAGATTAGCACATCATCAAGGAATTCACAAGTTTTTCACGATGTTGGGGTTGGCCCTTTATTTTTCAAAACCCGTTATGAAGCATCTCGTTCATATCGTGGATGCGATGATCACGAAGGGATTTTCGGGAACATTGACCGATCTTCATCATGGGAGCTTTCATCCGAACCACCGCACGACACTCAGCCATTTTTTCACGAAAAGCCCATGGGAGGAAGAGGCGCTGCTTCATAAACTCCAGCAGTGGATCCTTCGTCGTGTCGAACGCATCGCCAAACAGGAGAATCAACCCTTGTTTGTTTCGATCGATGATACGATTTGCCAAAAAACCAAGCCTTCGTCACGGGCAACACACGCGATTCAGGGATGTGATTGGCACTACTCTCACTCAGAGAAAAAATCGATTTGGGGCCATTCTCTTGTTTGGTTCATGGTTCATACTGCAACCCAGGCGTTTCCCTTTGCCTTCCGCCTCTACGACAAGACGGCGGGAAAAAGCAAAGGGGAACTCGCAATCGAGATGCTTTCTTCGTTGGATGTACGCCGTCCCGTTTATGTGCTGATGGATTCGTGGTATCCATCGAAAGCGCTCGTGGAAGCTTGTCTGAAAAAAGGATTCCACGTCATCGCGATGCTCAAGACGAACCGGATTCTCTATCCGAACGGCGTTGCCGTCCAAGCGAAGCAGTTGGCCCGCTCCATCGAACCGAATGACACTCACCTCGTCACGGTGGGAGAAGAGCATTATCGCGTCTATCGTTACGAAGGAGCGCTCAACGGTCTCGACCATGCGGTGGTGCTGCTCGCTTGGAAAGCCAATCAGCCGATGACATCGGAACATCTTCACTGCGTCTTGAGCACCGACCGGGAGCTAAGCGATGAAGACATCTTGCGCCACTATGCCCAACGCTGGTCGATCGAATGCTTTTTTCGACAAGCGAAAGACCAGCTGAAGCTCGATGGGTACCGTGTTCGTCAGGTTCGAGCGGTGAAACGCTACTGGATCTTGGTGCAGCTTGCTTACGTGTACAGCCTATTCGAGTCGAACAGCGATTTTTCTGATGGGCTCGATCTCTTGCGCAAGAGAAAAGGACATAGCCTCGTGGAGTTCATTTACTGTGCAGCGAAACAAAATATTCCCATTGATACCGTGAAAAAACAGCTCCATGTGGCATAA